In Chitinophaga sp. HK235, a single window of DNA contains:
- a CDS encoding DUF47 domain-containing protein: MGGFNSFVKLFMPKDRVFYSLFEDVSSNLVEMAQVLNELVATSDPALRKDKVHLIERLEHKNDDYTHRIFVELGQNFITPFDREDIHYLAATLDDVADYIHGSAKRMDLYKVNTHNESIRKLAELIHLGVLELHKAIPELRNMQNMRVITDACVKINSLENHADDIYDRAIADLFDTEQNAAELIKMREIYQALEIATDKCEDCANVIETIIIKYS; this comes from the coding sequence ATGGGAGGCTTCAATTCCTTTGTCAAACTATTCATGCCGAAAGACCGGGTATTTTATTCTTTGTTTGAAGATGTATCTTCCAACCTCGTTGAAATGGCCCAGGTGCTCAATGAGTTGGTAGCCACCAGTGATCCAGCCTTACGTAAAGATAAAGTACATCTGATCGAGAGACTGGAGCATAAAAATGACGATTATACCCACCGCATATTCGTAGAACTGGGTCAGAATTTCATCACCCCGTTTGACCGGGAAGATATCCACTACCTGGCCGCCACACTGGACGATGTTGCCGACTATATCCATGGTTCCGCCAAAAGAATGGACCTTTATAAGGTAAACACACACAACGAAAGTATCCGCAAACTTGCCGAGCTGATCCACCTGGGTGTACTGGAGCTCCACAAAGCCATTCCTGAACTGCGCAACATGCAGAATATGCGTGTTATCACCGATGCCTGCGTAAAAATCAACAGCCTTGAGAACCATGCCGACGATATCTACGACAGAGCCATTGCCGACTTGTTCGATACTGAGCAAAATGCTGCAGAACTGATTAAAATGCGTGAAATATACCAGGCTCTGGAAATCGCTACCGACAAATGCGAGGATTGCGCCAACGTTATTGAAACCATTATTATCAAATACTCCTGA
- a CDS encoding inorganic phosphate transporter encodes MTLLVVIVILAFVFDYINGFHDAANSIATIVSTKVLTPFQAVLWAAVFNFAAFFIAKYVIGEFKVANSVASSVFEQYITLKVIFSGLVAAITWNLFTWWLGIPSSSSHTLIGGFIGAAVTSAGTLDVINYHKVLPIVYFIVLAPLIGMIVAFIITLIIVNICRKANPFRAENWFKRLQLASSAALSLGHGSNDAQKVMGIIAAAMVSAGYIPNIKAMPDWIPLACFTCIALGTMSGGWKIVKTMGTRITKVTPLEGVAAETSGAITLFLTEHLGIPASTTHVITGAIMGVGATKRLSAVRWGVTVSLLWAWVLTIPISGILAAITYLIVSIFI; translated from the coding sequence ATGACTTTATTAGTAGTAATTGTTATACTGGCATTCGTGTTTGACTATATCAATGGTTTTCACGATGCCGCCAACTCTATCGCCACTATCGTGTCGACCAAGGTACTGACACCTTTTCAGGCAGTACTCTGGGCCGCAGTCTTCAACTTTGCGGCTTTTTTTATTGCCAAATATGTGATTGGCGAGTTTAAAGTAGCCAACTCCGTTGCCAGCTCCGTATTCGAACAATACATCACCCTGAAGGTGATCTTCAGTGGTCTGGTAGCAGCTATCACCTGGAACCTCTTTACCTGGTGGCTGGGCATCCCGTCCAGTTCTTCCCATACCCTGATCGGTGGCTTTATCGGCGCAGCCGTTACCAGTGCCGGCACACTCGATGTGATCAACTATCACAAAGTGCTGCCTATCGTGTACTTCATCGTACTCGCCCCGCTGATCGGTATGATAGTAGCCTTTATCATTACTCTCATCATTGTGAATATCTGCCGCAAGGCCAATCCCTTCCGGGCAGAAAACTGGTTCAAACGCCTGCAGCTGGCTTCTTCAGCAGCACTCAGCCTTGGCCACGGCAGTAACGATGCCCAGAAAGTAATGGGTATCATCGCTGCAGCCATGGTGTCTGCCGGATATATTCCCAATATCAAAGCCATGCCCGACTGGATACCACTGGCCTGCTTTACCTGTATCGCCCTCGGTACCATGAGCGGTGGCTGGAAGATCGTTAAAACAATGGGTACCCGCATCACCAAAGTAACTCCCCTGGAAGGTGTTGCTGCTGAAACTTCCGGTGCCATCACCCTCTTCCTCACCGAACATCTCGGTATCCCCGCCAGTACCACCCACGTGATCACCGGCGCCATTATGGGGGTAGGTGCTACTAAAAGATTGTCAGCCGTTCGTTGGGGTGTAACCGTAAGCCTGCTCTGGGCCTGGGTTTTAACCATCCCTATCAGCGGTATCCTTGCTGCCATCACTTACCTGATCGTAAGCATCTTCATCTAG
- a CDS encoding UDP-2,3-diacylglucosamine diphosphatase, producing the protein MSDKRALDIVVISDVHLGIYGCHAKELVQYLDSIDPRIMVLNGDIIDIWQFSKRYFPKAHTKVIRKILKMIGKGTEVYYLTGNHDEALRKYAGFELSNFTIDNKLVLEVDGKKHWFFHGDVYDVTMKNSKWLAKLGGKGYDLLIILNRLVNHVLEGLGREKMSFSKKVKQGVKSAVKFISDFEQTVAEIAVDKGFDVVCCGHIHQPLIKEMPVGDKSVTYLNSGDWVESLTALEYSQQQWTLYQHPVSKTKIVLPEDEDDAAPDWDAARVIVFPGS; encoded by the coding sequence ATGTCAGACAAACGCGCATTAGATATAGTTGTTATCTCCGATGTACACCTCGGAATATACGGCTGCCACGCCAAAGAGCTCGTCCAATACCTGGACAGCATCGATCCCCGGATTATGGTGCTCAACGGAGACATCATTGACATCTGGCAGTTCAGTAAACGCTACTTCCCGAAGGCACATACCAAGGTGATCCGGAAAATACTGAAGATGATCGGTAAAGGGACCGAAGTGTATTACCTGACCGGCAACCACGATGAAGCCCTTCGTAAATATGCCGGCTTCGAGCTGAGCAATTTCACCATCGATAATAAACTGGTGCTGGAGGTAGATGGTAAAAAACACTGGTTCTTCCATGGCGACGTGTACGACGTGACCATGAAAAACTCCAAGTGGCTGGCCAAACTGGGTGGAAAAGGGTACGACCTGCTCATTATCCTCAATCGCCTGGTCAATCATGTCCTGGAAGGCCTGGGGCGCGAAAAAATGTCTTTCTCCAAAAAAGTAAAGCAGGGGGTGAAGTCAGCCGTTAAATTTATCTCCGACTTTGAACAGACCGTGGCTGAAATCGCAGTAGACAAAGGCTTTGATGTAGTCTGCTGTGGTCATATCCACCAGCCGCTTATCAAGGAAATGCCCGTTGGCGATAAATCAGTGACTTATCTCAACTCCGGTGACTGGGTGGAGAGCCTCACTGCCCTCGAATACTCCCAGCAACAATGGACCTTGTATCAACATCCTGTGAGCAAGACAAAGATCGTACTGCCTGAAGATGAAGATGATGCCGCGCCCGACTGGGATGCTGCCCGTGTTATTGTTTTTCCCGGCTCCTGA